From Paenibacillus sp. V4I7, one genomic window encodes:
- a CDS encoding AraC family transcriptional regulator: protein MMMNTQQITFLSDLLQNLQIHILEAHLTQCTASWKELNFTPEHNKLYWILEGEGWVKVDHQELNPLPGQLCLLPAHTLHSYSTISDRPYLKYWCHFTAHIGSFDLFQWLDIPLFIQICNVEQMTAWFKELAALHHEPSLTSRLREKAILLQIISSYLEAVPVHVLQKRTDEMDRLGQLRQFIEQNLHKSITVEQMAKSVHLHPNYLIKYFKKHFGMPPAKYMQRKRIDKAKFLLTTTSLSMREIAEQTGYEDTNHFAKSFRKDTGFPPTEYRMNVRGKG from the coding sequence AGAAGCGCATCTTACGCAGTGCACAGCTTCGTGGAAGGAGCTTAATTTTACACCAGAGCATAATAAGCTGTATTGGATTCTGGAAGGCGAAGGCTGGGTTAAGGTTGACCATCAGGAGCTTAATCCTTTACCCGGTCAGCTATGTCTGCTTCCTGCCCACACGCTCCATTCTTACTCCACGATCAGCGATCGCCCTTATTTAAAATATTGGTGCCATTTCACGGCACATATCGGTTCTTTTGACCTCTTTCAATGGCTGGATATTCCTTTGTTTATCCAAATTTGCAACGTAGAGCAGATGACGGCATGGTTTAAAGAGCTTGCCGCCTTGCATCATGAACCGTCACTAACTTCGCGTTTACGAGAAAAAGCAATCCTGCTGCAAATCATATCCAGCTACTTGGAAGCGGTTCCTGTACATGTACTGCAAAAGCGTACCGATGAAATGGACCGACTCGGCCAATTACGGCAATTTATTGAGCAGAATCTTCATAAGAGCATCACTGTGGAACAAATGGCCAAGTCCGTTCACCTGCACCCCAATTACTTGATCAAATATTTTAAAAAGCACTTTGGCATGCCCCCCGCCAAATACATGCAGCGCAAGCGCATCGACAAGGCCAAATTTCTGCTCACGACCACGTCGCTCAGTATGAGAGAAATTGCCGAGCAGACCGGTTATGAGGATACGAACCATTTCGCGAAAAGCTTCCGCAAAGACACCGGCTTTCCGCCTACGGAATATCGGATGAATGTACGGGGTAAAGGATAA